A part of Streptomyces sp. NBC_01497 genomic DNA contains:
- a CDS encoding UvrD-helicase domain-containing protein has protein sequence MSSSSTSTGRAPHQGARQRGTGTYRLVRSAPVPAIPPELDAAQRAVVDHGAGPLLVLAGPGTGKTTTLVESVAERVARGTDPARILVLTFSRKAAVELRDRMTGRLGGVLAPQATTFHSFCYALVRAHQDAELFTEPLRLLSGPEQDVAVRDLLAGQIGLAREGRSRVHWPGDLRACLTTRGFADEVRAVLARSRELGLGPDALAAFAARTGRPDWGAAAAFLAEYLDVLDLQGVLDYAELVHRAALLAERPGTGARLAASYDAVFVDEYQDTDPAQVRLLRALASGGATLVAFGDPDQSIYAFRGADVNGILDFPQVFPRRDGTPAPVAVLTRTRRSGARLLAATREVARRMPLPRLPQQAVRAHREPEPVRDGGRVEVYTYPTPSTELDNIADILRRAHLEDGMPWSDMAVLVRAGGRTIPSLRRALTSAGVPLETDGDDVPLRHEPAVAPLLMALRAAATGALRGPGEPGRVAGDAPGSKGAEASGVPDSGPGTSGAAGGTETPAGGSEASAGGSEASAGGSKAPGGPQAAGGTEGAGESGATDESWATGGSWAPGADLADGAAGGEDALSTDVALALLTSPLGGMDTADLRRLGRALRDDERLAGERLPPPSDVLLARALAEPERLVTHDPAYARGAQRLGELLRGTRELLRGGGTAEEALWILWDGTPWPGRLERSALRGGPAGRNADRDLDAVCALFDTAARAEERTGGRGALNFLEELDAQDIAADTLGRRAVRPDAVRLMTAHRSKGLEWRLVVVAGVQDGLWPDLRRRGSLLEADRIGRDGLAEPLTPGALLTEERRLFYVAATRARDRLVVTAVKSAADDGDQPSRFVTELGVEPRDTTSRPRRPLAVAPLVAELRATTVDPDASPGLRDQAARRLARLAALTDEEGTPLVPAAHPNSWWGLYEPTLSAVPLRERTQPVALSGSALDQLVNTCALQWFLGREVKADAPATTAQGFGNVLHVLADEVASGRTPADLAVLMERLDTVWDGLAFDAPWKSRQEKDQARSALERFLRWHMSDRGDRRVAATEHEFDVTLGAGEYEVRVRGSMDRVEQDAEGRAYVVDFKTGKQAPTKDEVAHHAQLAVYQLAVGEGAVDGAFEGRRPEAGGAELVQLRQPAPQREGGDALPKIQSQEPLSGDWAASLLAEAAGRVLDERFGPTPGTHCGHCAFRASCSAQPQGHQVVE, from the coding sequence GTGAGTTCCTCCTCCACCAGCACCGGCCGTGCCCCGCACCAGGGGGCGCGGCAGCGGGGCACCGGCACGTACCGGCTGGTGCGCAGCGCCCCGGTCCCGGCCATCCCCCCTGAGCTGGACGCGGCACAGCGGGCGGTGGTTGACCACGGCGCGGGTCCGCTGCTGGTACTGGCCGGACCCGGCACGGGCAAGACCACGACGCTCGTCGAGTCGGTCGCCGAGCGGGTCGCCCGGGGGACCGACCCCGCACGGATCCTGGTGCTCACCTTCAGCCGCAAGGCCGCCGTGGAACTGCGGGACCGGATGACCGGACGGCTCGGCGGAGTCCTCGCCCCGCAGGCGACGACCTTCCACTCGTTCTGCTACGCGCTGGTCCGCGCCCACCAGGACGCGGAACTGTTCACCGAGCCCCTGCGGCTGCTGTCGGGGCCCGAGCAGGACGTCGCCGTACGCGACCTGCTCGCTGGCCAGATCGGCCTCGCGCGCGAGGGACGCTCCCGGGTGCACTGGCCGGGCGACCTGCGGGCGTGCCTGACGACACGCGGATTCGCCGACGAGGTGCGGGCGGTCCTGGCGCGCAGCCGTGAACTCGGCCTCGGCCCGGACGCGCTCGCCGCGTTCGCGGCGCGCACCGGCCGCCCCGACTGGGGGGCCGCGGCGGCGTTCCTCGCCGAATACCTGGACGTGCTGGACCTCCAGGGCGTACTGGACTACGCGGAACTCGTGCACCGGGCCGCGCTGCTCGCGGAGCGGCCGGGGACCGGAGCGCGGCTCGCCGCGTCCTACGACGCGGTGTTCGTCGACGAGTACCAGGACACCGACCCGGCACAGGTCCGGCTCCTGCGGGCCCTGGCCAGCGGTGGGGCGACGCTCGTCGCCTTCGGCGACCCCGACCAGTCGATCTACGCGTTCCGCGGTGCGGACGTCAACGGCATCCTCGACTTCCCGCAGGTCTTCCCGCGCCGTGACGGCACGCCGGCGCCGGTGGCGGTGCTCACCCGTACCCGCCGCTCCGGCGCGCGCCTGCTGGCCGCGACCCGCGAGGTGGCCCGCCGGATGCCGCTGCCGCGCCTGCCCCAGCAGGCGGTACGGGCGCACCGCGAGCCGGAGCCCGTGCGGGACGGCGGCAGGGTCGAGGTGTACACCTACCCGACCCCCTCGACCGAGCTCGACAACATCGCGGACATCCTGCGCAGGGCGCACCTGGAGGACGGGATGCCCTGGAGCGACATGGCGGTACTGGTCCGGGCGGGCGGCCGCACGATCCCCTCGCTCCGCCGGGCCCTGACATCGGCGGGCGTACCGCTGGAGACCGACGGGGACGACGTACCGCTGCGGCACGAGCCCGCGGTGGCCCCGCTGCTTATGGCACTGCGCGCGGCGGCGACGGGCGCCCTGCGCGGGCCGGGCGAGCCGGGCCGCGTGGCGGGCGACGCACCGGGCTCGAAGGGGGCGGAAGCCTCGGGCGTGCCGGACTCGGGGCCCGGGACGTCCGGGGCGGCCGGAGGGACGGAGACGCCGGCCGGAGGGTCGGAGGCGTCGGCCGGAGGGTCGGAGGCGTCGGCCGGAGGGTCGAAGGCGCCGGGCGGGCCTCAGGCGGCCGGAGGGACCGAGGGGGCCGGTGAGTCCGGGGCAACTGATGAGTCCTGGGCGACCGGCGGGTCCTGGGCGCCCGGTGCGGACCTTGCGGACGGCGCGGCCGGCGGGGAGGACGCGCTGTCGACCGATGTCGCCCTCGCGCTGCTGACCTCGCCCCTCGGCGGCATGGACACGGCGGACCTGCGGCGGCTCGGCCGTGCCCTGCGCGACGACGAGCGCCTCGCGGGCGAGCGCCTGCCCCCGCCGTCCGACGTCCTGCTCGCCCGCGCGCTGGCCGAACCCGAACGGCTCGTCACCCACGACCCCGCCTACGCGCGCGGCGCGCAGCGTCTCGGCGAACTGCTGCGCGGGACGCGTGAGCTCCTCCGGGGCGGCGGCACCGCCGAGGAGGCGCTGTGGATCCTGTGGGACGGCACGCCCTGGCCCGGCAGGCTGGAGCGGTCCGCGCTGCGGGGCGGCCCCGCGGGCCGCAACGCGGACCGCGACCTCGACGCGGTCTGCGCGCTGTTCGACACCGCCGCCCGCGCCGAGGAGCGCACCGGCGGGCGCGGCGCACTCAACTTCCTGGAGGAGCTGGACGCCCAGGACATCGCCGCCGACACCCTCGGCCGGCGGGCCGTCCGGCCCGATGCCGTACGCCTGATGACGGCCCACCGCTCGAAGGGACTGGAGTGGCGCCTGGTGGTCGTCGCCGGCGTGCAGGACGGCCTCTGGCCCGACCTGCGCCGCCGCGGCTCGCTGCTGGAGGCGGACCGCATCGGCCGCGACGGTCTCGCGGAACCGCTCACGCCGGGGGCCCTGCTCACCGAGGAGCGCAGGCTGTTCTACGTGGCGGCCACCCGGGCCCGCGACCGGCTCGTCGTCACCGCCGTCAAGTCCGCGGCGGACGACGGCGATCAGCCCTCCCGTTTCGTCACCGAACTGGGCGTCGAGCCCCGCGACACGACGTCCCGGCCCCGCAGGCCGCTGGCCGTCGCCCCGCTCGTCGCGGAGCTGCGGGCGACGACCGTCGACCCGGACGCGAGCCCGGGGCTCAGGGACCAGGCCGCGCGCCGGCTCGCGCGCCTGGCCGCGCTCACGGACGAGGAGGGCACCCCGCTCGTCCCGGCGGCGCACCCGAACAGCTGGTGGGGCCTGTACGAGCCGACGCTCAGCGCCGTCCCGCTGCGGGAGCGCACGCAGCCCGTCGCGCTCTCCGGCAGTGCGCTGGACCAGCTGGTGAACACCTGCGCGCTCCAGTGGTTCCTCGGACGCGAGGTCAAGGCGGACGCCCCCGCCACCACCGCCCAGGGCTTCGGCAACGTGCTGCACGTCCTCGCGGACGAGGTCGCGTCCGGACGTACGCCCGCCGACCTGGCCGTTCTGATGGAGCGGCTGGACACCGTATGGGACGGTCTGGCCTTCGACGCGCCGTGGAAGTCGCGGCAGGAGAAGGACCAGGCCCGCTCCGCGCTCGAACGCTTCCTGCGGTGGCACATGAGCGACCGCGGGGACCGGCGGGTGGCCGCCACGGAGCACGAGTTCGACGTGACCCTCGGTGCGGGGGAGTACGAGGTCCGCGTCCGCGGCTCCATGGACCGCGTCGAACAGGACGCGGAAGGGCGTGCGTACGTCGTCGACTTCAAGACGGGCAAGCAGGCCCCCACCAAGGACGAGGTGGCCCACCACGCACAGCTCGCGGTGTACCAGCTCGCCGTCGGCGAGGGCGCGGTGGACGGCGCGTTCGAGGGGCGCCGCCCCGAGGCGGGCGGCGCGGAACTCGTCCAGCTCCGGCAGCCCGCGCCGCAGCGGGAAGGCGGCGACGCGCTGCCGAAGATCCAGTCGCAGGAACCGCTGTCCGGCGACTGGGCCGCGAGCCTGCTGGCCGAGGCGGCGGGCCGCGTCCTCGACGAGCGGTTCGGCCCCACCCCCGGCACGCACTGCGGGCACTGCGCGTTCCGGGCGTCGTGCAGCGCCCAGCCGCAGGGGCACCAGGTGGTGGAGTGA
- a CDS encoding MGMT family protein, with translation MRRQQGERDGDGAHGPSGEPTTGGSPDAGELPEYAERVLDVTELIPPGRVMTYGDVAEWLGESGPRQVGRVMALYGGGVPWWRVVRSDGVLLQGHELRALDAYRAEGTPLREASRAADGHLPRLDMKRARWDGGGTGGDSDGQAAERTGDRSHI, from the coding sequence ATGAGGCGCCAGCAAGGTGAGCGGGACGGTGACGGTGCACACGGTCCGAGCGGGGAGCCGACGACCGGCGGGTCGCCGGACGCCGGTGAGCTGCCGGAGTACGCGGAGCGGGTGCTCGACGTCACGGAGCTGATTCCGCCGGGCAGAGTGATGACGTACGGCGACGTCGCCGAGTGGCTCGGCGAGAGCGGCCCCCGCCAGGTGGGCCGCGTCATGGCGCTGTACGGCGGCGGCGTGCCCTGGTGGCGGGTGGTGCGTTCCGACGGAGTGCTGCTGCAGGGGCACGAGCTGCGGGCCCTCGACGCCTACCGCGCGGAGGGCACGCCCCTGCGCGAGGCGTCGCGCGCCGCCGACGGGCACCTGCCGCGCCTCGACATGAAGCGGGCCAGGTGGGACGGCGGCGGCACGGGGGGCGACAGCGACGGGCAGGCCGCGGAGCGCACGGGCGATCGGTCTCACATATGA
- a CDS encoding lysylphosphatidylglycerol synthase domain-containing protein — MTEGTGTDDPEIVRAETEPACDEDGVPHTDRVSGDEPLLAARVHRPSDLLRLLVGLLAIAVILFLAAFAHGTTSGLEHDISRGTGQAPDLLAKFAGLLSSIAVLLVPVAFAIERLIKRDGLRIADGVLAAVLAHGVTLAADLWVARAAPHALQDALTLPQVGSGATDPVHGYLAPVIAYMTAVGMARRPRWRVVLWAVLLLDAFAMLVAGYTTPFSILLTVMIGWTVAYGTLYAVGSPNVRPTGQTLMAGLRRVGFRPVSAMRAEEPVTEATEAGDRGRRYFVSLEDGPPLDVTVVDREQQAQGFFYRVWRRLTLRSITSRRSIPSLRQALEQEALLAYAAIAAGARAPKLIATSELGPDAVMLVYEHLGGRTLDTLSNGEITDELMRGAWEQVRHLQSRRIAHRSLTGDALLVDRAGGVILTELRGGEIAAGDVVLRMDTAQLLTTIGLRVGAERSVAAAVEVLGPDAVADSLPLLQPIALSRSSRATLRKLARERAQREREAVLEASAANKRARVAETAATEGEDKKAARKSLRLEKQAEKRAIDDALDEAREEDLLSQIRRQVLLIRPQAPVEPVRLERIRPRTLIGFIAGAIAAYFLLSQLTQLDFSMVVSQAHWGWVAAAAAFSAVSYVAAAMSLLGFVPERVSFRRTVSAQVAGSFVKIVAPAAVGGVALNTRFLQRSGVRPGLAVASVGASQLFGLGAHIVLLAAFGYLTGTEKTTSLTPSRTVIAGLLTVAVLVLVVTAIPFLRKWVVTRLRSLFAGVVPRMLDVLQQPMKLVTGIGGQLLLTGLFVMCLDASIRAFDDGSQQLSYASIAVVFLAGNAIGSAAPTPGGVGAIDGALTLGLLAVGLPKEVAAPAVLLFRLMTLWLPVLPGWICFSQLTRRGAL, encoded by the coding sequence ATCACCGAAGGCACCGGCACCGACGACCCCGAGATCGTGCGCGCCGAGACGGAACCCGCCTGCGACGAGGACGGCGTCCCGCACACCGACCGCGTCTCGGGCGACGAGCCGCTGCTGGCCGCCCGGGTGCACCGCCCCTCGGACCTGCTGCGCCTCCTCGTGGGCCTGCTCGCGATCGCGGTGATCCTGTTCCTCGCGGCGTTCGCCCACGGCACCACGTCGGGCCTCGAACACGACATCAGCAGGGGTACGGGCCAGGCGCCCGACCTGCTCGCGAAGTTCGCGGGCCTGCTGTCCAGCATCGCCGTGCTGCTCGTCCCCGTGGCCTTCGCGATCGAGCGGCTCATCAAACGCGACGGCCTGCGGATCGCGGACGGTGTGCTCGCGGCCGTGCTCGCGCACGGCGTCACCCTTGCCGCGGACCTGTGGGTGGCGCGGGCCGCCCCGCACGCGCTGCAGGACGCGCTGACGCTGCCACAGGTCGGCAGCGGCGCCACGGACCCCGTGCACGGGTATCTCGCGCCCGTGATCGCGTACATGACGGCCGTGGGGATGGCCCGCAGACCGCGCTGGCGGGTGGTGCTGTGGGCGGTCCTGCTGCTCGACGCGTTCGCCATGCTGGTCGCCGGTTACACCACACCGTTCTCGATCCTGCTGACCGTGATGATCGGCTGGACCGTCGCGTACGGCACGCTCTACGCGGTCGGCTCGCCGAACGTGCGACCCACCGGGCAGACCCTGATGGCGGGGCTGCGCCGGGTCGGTTTCCGCCCCGTCAGCGCGATGCGCGCGGAGGAGCCCGTCACCGAAGCCACCGAGGCGGGCGACCGGGGGCGGCGCTACTTCGTCTCGCTGGAGGACGGCCCGCCGCTGGACGTCACGGTCGTCGACCGGGAACAGCAGGCTCAGGGCTTCTTCTACCGGGTGTGGCGCCGGCTGACGCTGCGCTCCATCACCTCGCGCCGGTCGATCCCCTCGCTGCGGCAGGCGCTGGAACAGGAGGCGCTGCTGGCGTACGCGGCGATCGCCGCGGGCGCGCGCGCCCCGAAACTCATCGCCACCTCGGAGCTCGGCCCCGACGCCGTCATGCTGGTATACGAGCACCTCGGCGGCCGCACGCTCGACACGCTGTCGAACGGCGAGATCACCGACGAGCTGATGCGCGGCGCCTGGGAGCAGGTGCGCCACCTGCAGTCGCGGCGCATCGCGCACCGCAGCCTGACCGGCGACGCGCTGCTGGTGGACCGGGCCGGCGGGGTCATCCTCACCGAGCTGCGGGGCGGGGAGATCGCCGCGGGCGACGTCGTCCTGCGCATGGACACCGCGCAACTGCTCACCACGATCGGTCTGCGGGTGGGCGCGGAACGCTCGGTGGCGGCGGCGGTGGAGGTGCTCGGGCCGGACGCGGTCGCCGACTCCCTGCCGCTGCTCCAGCCGATCGCGCTGAGCCGTTCCTCCCGCGCGACCCTGCGCAAGCTCGCGAGGGAGCGGGCCCAGCGGGAGCGCGAGGCCGTCCTTGAGGCGTCCGCCGCGAACAAGAGGGCGCGGGTCGCGGAGACCGCGGCCACCGAGGGCGAGGACAAGAAGGCGGCCCGCAAGTCGCTGCGGCTGGAGAAGCAGGCCGAGAAGCGGGCCATAGACGACGCCCTCGACGAGGCGCGCGAGGAGGACCTGCTCTCGCAGATCCGCAGGCAGGTGCTGTTGATCCGGCCGCAGGCGCCGGTCGAGCCGGTCCGTCTGGAGCGGATCAGGCCGCGCACCCTGATCGGGTTCATCGCGGGCGCGATCGCCGCGTACTTCCTGCTCTCACAGCTCACACAGCTCGACTTCAGCATGGTGGTCAGCCAGGCGCACTGGGGCTGGGTGGCGGCGGCGGCGGCGTTCTCCGCGGTGTCGTACGTGGCGGCCGCGATGAGCCTGCTGGGCTTCGTACCGGAGCGGGTCTCGTTCCGGCGGACGGTGTCCGCGCAGGTCGCGGGGTCGTTCGTGAAGATCGTCGCGCCGGCCGCGGTCGGCGGTGTCGCGCTGAACACGCGTTTCCTGCAGCGGTCCGGCGTACGCCCGGGGCTCGCGGTGGCGAGCGTGGGCGCGTCGCAGCTGTTCGGGCTCGGCGCGCACATCGTCCTGCTGGCGGCCTTCGGCTATCTGACGGGCACGGAGAAGACGACATCGCTCACGCCGTCCAGGACAGTGATCGCGGGCCTGCTGACGGTCGCGGTGCTGGTGCTGGTGGTGACGGCGATCCCGTTCCTGCGCAAGTGGGTCGTGACGCGGCTGCGGTCGCTGTTCGCGGGGGTCGTGCCGCGCATGCTGGACGTGCTGCAGCAGCCCATGAAGCTGGTGACGGGGATCGGCGGGCAGCTGCTGCTGACGGGCCTGTTCGTGATGTGTCTCGACGCGTCGATCCGTGCCTTCGACGACGGCAGCCAGCAGCTGAGCTACGCGAGCATCGCGGTGGTCTTCCTCGCGGGCAACGCGATCGGCTCGGCCGCGCCGACACCGGGCGGTGTGGGTGCCATCGACGGCGCGCTGACGCTGGGACTGCTGGCGGTGGGTCTGCCCAAGGAGGTGGCGGCCCCGGCCGTGCTGCTGTTCCGTCTGATGACGCTGTGGCTGCCGGTGCTGCCGGGCTGGATCTGCTTCAGCCAACTCACCCGCAGAGGCGCGTTGTAA
- a CDS encoding alpha/beta hydrolase gives MRRSLVAAVSALALVAPVAGCSDTGAGSSGASSTGSAATSPAPHDLGSQKLDWRACGTPSVAQGGGPSPSPLPGGVTWQCTTMAVPLDYAHPSAGTIRLALIRAKAADQKHRIGSLVFNFGGPGGSGVTGLPSFAKDYEKLRARYDLVSFDPRGVGDSDPVECENNQQLDAFYAQDATPDTAAEQKTYAASIARYSAACEHRSSRQLPHVGTTEAARDMDLMRQVLGDKKLSYFGISYGTELGGVYAHLFPTRVGRAVFDGVVDPTQNSQQGALGQAKGFQLALDNFAKNCVARGDACKLPGSTPKEVEAFIVKLLHSLDTRPIMGIGVRKLTATEGTNGVVEALYSKDFWPLLEQGLDEAHGGNGALLLALSDSLNGRDEHGRYSNTQAANAAVNCLDSTQRFTVAQTRQSLPEFRKASPVFGDLLGWGMLSCTKWPVAGRWTHPDVSAPGAGPILVVGNTGDPATPYEGAKAMEKALGKGVAVELTFKGQGHGAYDSGNACVQRTVNSYFLDGTVPKPGTVCR, from the coding sequence ATGCGCAGATCCCTGGTCGCCGCCGTGTCCGCTCTCGCCCTCGTCGCCCCCGTCGCCGGGTGTTCCGATACCGGGGCCGGCAGCTCCGGAGCCTCCTCGACGGGCTCCGCCGCGACCTCCCCCGCACCCCACGACCTCGGCTCGCAGAAGCTCGACTGGCGGGCGTGCGGCACACCCAGCGTGGCGCAGGGCGGCGGCCCCTCCCCCTCGCCACTGCCCGGCGGGGTGACCTGGCAGTGCACCACCATGGCCGTACCGCTCGACTACGCGCACCCCTCGGCGGGCACGATCCGCCTCGCGCTCATCCGCGCCAAGGCCGCCGACCAGAAGCACCGCATCGGCTCGCTCGTCTTCAACTTCGGCGGGCCCGGCGGCTCCGGAGTCACCGGCCTGCCGTCCTTCGCCAAGGACTACGAGAAGCTGCGCGCCCGCTACGACCTCGTCAGTTTCGACCCGCGCGGCGTCGGCGACAGCGACCCGGTGGAATGCGAGAACAACCAGCAACTCGACGCGTTCTACGCGCAGGACGCCACCCCCGACACGGCCGCCGAGCAGAAGACGTACGCCGCGAGCATCGCCCGGTACTCCGCCGCCTGCGAGCACCGCTCCTCCCGGCAGCTGCCGCACGTCGGCACCACCGAGGCGGCCCGCGACATGGACCTGATGCGGCAGGTGCTCGGCGACAAGAAGCTCTCCTACTTCGGCATCTCGTACGGGACCGAACTCGGCGGCGTCTACGCGCACCTCTTCCCCACCCGCGTCGGCCGGGCGGTCTTCGACGGCGTGGTCGACCCGACGCAGAACTCCCAGCAGGGGGCCCTCGGCCAGGCGAAGGGCTTCCAGCTCGCCCTGGACAACTTCGCGAAGAACTGCGTCGCGCGCGGCGACGCGTGCAAGCTGCCCGGCTCCACGCCGAAGGAGGTGGAGGCCTTCATCGTCAAGCTCCTCCACAGCCTCGACACCCGTCCGATCATGGGCATCGGGGTCCGCAAGCTCACCGCGACCGAGGGCACCAACGGCGTCGTGGAGGCCCTGTACTCCAAGGACTTCTGGCCGCTGCTGGAACAGGGCCTCGACGAGGCGCACGGCGGCAACGGCGCTCTCCTGCTCGCCTTGTCCGACTCTCTCAACGGCCGCGACGAACACGGCCGTTACAGCAACACGCAGGCCGCCAACGCCGCCGTCAACTGCCTCGACTCCACGCAGCGTTTCACCGTGGCGCAGACCCGGCAGAGCCTGCCGGAGTTCCGCAAGGCGTCGCCCGTCTTCGGCGACCTCCTCGGCTGGGGCATGCTCAGCTGCACCAAGTGGCCGGTGGCCGGCCGCTGGACGCACCCCGACGTGAGCGCGCCCGGCGCGGGCCCCATCCTCGTCGTCGGCAACACGGGCGACCCCGCCACTCCCTACGAGGGCGCCAAGGCGATGGAGAAGGCACTCGGCAAGGGCGTCGCGGTCGAGTTGACGTTCAAGGGCCAGGGCCACGGCGCCTACGACAGCGGCAACGCGTGCGTGCAGCGCACCGTCAACAGCTACTTCCTCGACGGCACGGTGCCGAAGCCCGGCACGGTCTGCCGCTGA
- the moeZ gene encoding adenylyltransferase/sulfurtransferase MoeZ codes for MSLPPLVEPAEGLTVDEVRRYSRHLIIPDVGMDGQKRLKNAKVLIVGAGGLGSPALMYLAAAGVGTLGIVEFDEVDESNLQRQIIHSQADIGRSKAESAKDTVTGINPYVNVVLHEERLEAENVMDIFAQYDLIVDGTDNFATRYLVNDACVLLNKPYIWGSIYRFDGQASVFWSEHGPCYRCLYPEPPPPGMVPSCAEGGVLGVLCASIGSIQVNEAIKLLAGIGEPLLGRLMIYDALEMQYRQVKVRKDPDCAVCGENPTVTELIDYEAFCGVVSEEAQEAAAGSTITPKQLKEWIDDDENIEIIDVREPNEYEIVSIPGAKLIPKDRFLMGDALETLPQDKKIVLHCKTGVRSAEVLAVLKSAGFSDAVHVGGGVIGWVNQIEPSKPIY; via the coding sequence GTGTCGTTGCCCCCCTTGGTCGAGCCCGCCGAAGGGCTCACCGTTGACGAGGTCCGCAGGTACTCCCGTCACCTGATCATCCCCGACGTGGGTATGGACGGGCAGAAGCGGCTGAAGAACGCGAAGGTACTGATCGTGGGCGCCGGTGGACTCGGTTCCCCGGCGCTGATGTACCTGGCGGCAGCCGGTGTCGGCACGCTCGGCATCGTGGAGTTCGACGAGGTCGACGAGTCGAACCTCCAGCGCCAGATCATCCACAGTCAGGCCGACATCGGCCGGTCCAAGGCGGAGTCCGCCAAGGACACGGTCACCGGCATCAACCCGTACGTGAACGTGGTCCTTCACGAGGAACGGCTCGAAGCCGAGAACGTGATGGACATCTTCGCCCAGTACGACCTGATCGTGGACGGAACGGATAATTTCGCCACCCGTTACCTGGTCAACGACGCCTGTGTACTGCTGAACAAGCCGTACATCTGGGGTTCGATCTACCGGTTCGACGGCCAGGCGAGTGTCTTCTGGTCCGAGCACGGCCCGTGCTACCGGTGCCTCTACCCCGAGCCGCCCCCGCCGGGCATGGTCCCGTCGTGCGCCGAGGGCGGCGTGCTGGGCGTGCTCTGCGCGTCCATCGGGTCCATCCAGGTCAACGAGGCCATCAAGCTCCTCGCGGGCATCGGCGAGCCGCTCCTCGGCCGTCTGATGATCTACGACGCCCTGGAGATGCAGTACCGCCAGGTCAAGGTCCGCAAAGACCCCGACTGCGCGGTGTGCGGCGAGAACCCGACCGTCACGGAACTCATCGACTACGAGGCGTTCTGCGGCGTCGTGTCGGAGGAGGCCCAGGAGGCGGCGGCCGGTTCGACGATCACTCCCAAGCAGCTCAAGGAGTGGATCGACGACGACGAGAACATCGAGATCATCGATGTCCGCGAGCCGAACGAGTACGAGATCGTCTCCATCCCCGGCGCGAAGCTGATCCCCAAGGACCGGTTCCTGATGGGCGACGCGCTGGAGACCCTGCCGCAGGACAAGAAGATCGTCCTGCACTGCAAGACGGGCGTCCGCAGTGCGGAGGTGCTGGCGGTGCTGAAGTCCGCGGGCTTCTCCGACGCGGTGCACGTCGGCGGGGGCGTCATCGGCTGGGTGAACCAGATCGAGCCGAGCAAGCCGATCTACTAG
- a CDS encoding spherulation-specific family 4 protein — protein sequence MSHLTTAGRRRTGTGADRTGFGVPGYAHPLLAPVEWAELTRPGTPLHWAVLNVADGPGARPDPHCLQAAGRLTNAGVRVLGHLDLKRGAYDFGDLVCDAQRYVDWYRVGGFYLDRAPCERSELPGVRRVTATLEAVLDGGHLVLGHGAHPYAGYAEAADQLVTYSGAWSEYRWSQAAPWTAGYSPDHFVHLVHGVPRSHLDEAMRVARWQGAGTIFFTDRSDPGGASAPFAALPGYWDEIVSLVGPGISE from the coding sequence ATGTCGCATCTGACCACCGCCGGGCGGCGACGCACGGGCACGGGGGCGGATCGCACCGGTTTCGGCGTGCCGGGATACGCGCACCCGCTGCTCGCGCCCGTCGAGTGGGCCGAACTGACCCGGCCCGGCACACCGCTGCACTGGGCCGTGCTCAACGTGGCGGACGGGCCGGGCGCCCGGCCCGACCCGCACTGCCTCCAGGCGGCCGGCCGCCTGACCAACGCGGGCGTGCGGGTGCTCGGCCACCTGGACCTCAAGCGCGGCGCGTACGACTTCGGTGACCTGGTCTGCGACGCCCAGCGGTACGTCGACTGGTACCGCGTGGGCGGTTTCTACCTGGACCGGGCACCCTGCGAGCGCAGCGAGCTGCCCGGGGTGAGAAGGGTCACCGCGACCCTGGAGGCGGTGCTCGACGGGGGCCATCTCGTCCTCGGGCACGGCGCCCACCCGTACGCCGGGTACGCCGAGGCCGCCGACCAGTTGGTGACGTACTCCGGCGCGTGGAGCGAGTACCGCTGGTCCCAGGCAGCCCCGTGGACGGCGGGCTATTCCCCCGACCACTTCGTCCACTTGGTGCACGGTGTGCCGCGCTCCCACCTGGACGAGGCGATGCGTGTCGCGCGCTGGCAGGGCGCGGGCACGATCTTCTTCACGGACCGGTCGGACCCGGGCGGCGCGAGCGCCCCCTTCGCGGCGCTGCCCGGGTACTGGGACGAGATCGTCTCGCTCGTCGGACCGGGTATCTCGGAATGA